Within the Deltaproteobacteria bacterium genome, the region GGAGAGCGCGTTCAAAGAAGCAATCAAGGCGCGTAGCGCCGCTCTGGCCGTGACGGTGGCCCCGGTCAACACTTCTAACTACAACCGGATCGCGGATCTGGCGCTAAAACATCGGCTGCCGGCGATATCCGTTCGGGGAGAATTTGTCGCCAGCGGCGGGTTGATGTCTTACGGACCCGACGAGTCAGAAGTCTACAAGCGCGTCCCTTACCTCATCGACAGAGTCCTGAAGGGCACCAAACCCGCCGAACTCCCGGTCGAGCGACCGATGGGGTTCGAATTCAATATCAATCTCAAGACCGCCGAAGCGTTAAAGCTGACGATTCCACCGATCGTGCTCATGCGGGTGACGAGAGTGGTCCAATAAGGCAAAAGTAAAAAGGCAAGAGCTATGAGTGGTCAGGACTTAGCCAATCGGGTAGTGAGTAAGGCGATGAGAAGATAGAATCCAGTGCGCAGTGGACTATGAACCGTAAAACGAAAGTAGACCAACGTAAGCTAAGCGAAATTATTCGGCGTATCGTAAAAGTGGCGGCGCCCGAAAAAATTATCCTCTTTGGCTCGGCCGCTCGTGGAACGATGGGACCGAACAGCGACGTGGATTTGCTCGTCGTCAAGCGTGGCAAATTTCACCGCGGTCGTCTGACGGAAAAAATTTACATGAACCTGTTCGGTGTGGGCCAAGCGGTCGACGTTGTCGTCGTAACCTCTGATGACGTTAAGCGCTTTGGCGACTGTTTTGCTCTGGTGATATATCCCGCGTTGAGAGAGGGTAGAGTTGTCTATGCCGCCTAAGCGACGGTCTGCGGACGATCCTCTTGAGTGGTTGAATCGCGCGAGGAGCAACCTCGCACGGTCGAAAGCCGATAGTCGGATTCCCAATGTCTATCTGGAGGATCTTTGCTTTGACGCGCAGCAGGCAGCGGAAAAGGCGATCAAAGCGGTGTTGCTTAATTTGGGAGTGCGGTTCCCGTACCATCACGATCTCGCGGAGCTGCTCGACCTTGTTCAAAAGGCTGGCAAGCCGATCCCCAAAACAGTCAGAGACGCGAGCCGACTGACCAGGTTTGCGGTGGTGACCCGCTATCCCGGCTTCGCCGAGCCAATCGGATTCGCAGAGTATAAAAGAGTCGTGAGGATCGCCGAAAGAGTTTTGCGCTGGGCGGAAAAACTGATCGCAAGCGATCAAAGTAGAAAACGCTCCTGACCCCTTTTTTGTTTCTGAGTTATGAAAAAAACTATTTCACTCAAAATTAACGGCGCCGAGCGCAGCGTGGAAGTCGAGGCGCGGACGACTTTGCTCGATATGGTGCGCGAGCAGTTTGGGCTGACTGGCGCTAAGCTCGGTTGTGATATTCAAGTTTGCGGGGCGTGCACTTTGCTGGTGAACGGTAAGCCGGTGAGCGCTTGTTCGATGTTGGCCGTCGATGTGGACGGCTGCGCGATTCAGACTATCGAAGGCTTGGGTGCTAAGAATAAACTTCATCCGTTGCAGGAAGCGTTCATGGAGTTCGGCGCGCTACAGTGCGGCTATTGTACTTCGGGATTTATTCTGACGGCGAAGGCATTGCTCGACGAATGTCCGCAGCCAACGGATGAGCAGATTCGCGATTACTTAGCTGGGAATTTTTGTCGCTGCGGGTGTTATCAGGAAATTGTCCAAGCGGTTAAGAACGTTAGGGGTGAGGCGTAAGGGGTTTCGGATCCGAACGCCTTACCCCTTACGGTTTTTTGGGAAAAAACTATGGAACTCGCAGATATCGGCAAAACTTTTCGCCGGCTCGATTACGAGACTAAAGTGACGGGACGCGCGCAGTATCTCGCTGACATGAGCGTGCCGGGGATGTTGCATGGGAAGATTCTTCGCAGTCCGTATCCGCATGCGCGGATCACGCGCATTGACGCTACCAAGGCGGAGAAAGTTCCCGGTGTAATGGCGGTGCTGACGCGGGATGACATTTTGCACGATGAAGGCATCGAGCCGTTTTACGGGCCGGTGTTTAAAGACCAGACCATCGTCGCGACGGAAAAAGTGCGCCACGTCGGCGATCCGGTGGCCGCTGTGGCGGCGTTGACGATGGAAGCGGCGGAAGCGGCGCTAAAGCTGATCGAAGTCGACTATGAAGAGTTGCCGGCGGTGGTGAATATTGCCGAAGCGCTCAAACCCGGCGCGATGCTGGTGCATGATTCGGTCAAACTGCCGGCT harbors:
- a CDS encoding ABC transporter substrate-binding protein codes for the protein IVATGAPAALAAKNATKTIPIVFTSGGDPVVIGLIDSLARPGGNLTGFSNMTSELAGKRLELLKDTVQKLSRVAVLWDPRAAGSADEWKESLHPARALGLQLHSMEVSSADQLESAFKEAIKARSAALAVTVAPVNTSNYNRIADLALKHRLPAISVRGEFVASGGLMSYGPDESEVYKRVPYLIDRVLKGTKPAELPVERPMGFEFNINLKTAEALKLTIPPIVLMRVTRVVQ
- a CDS encoding nucleotidyltransferase domain-containing protein; protein product: MNRKTKVDQRKLSEIIRRIVKVAAPEKIILFGSAARGTMGPNSDVDLLVVKRGKFHRGRLTEKIYMNLFGVGQAVDVVVVTSDDVKRFGDCFALVIYPALREGRVVYAA
- a CDS encoding HEPN domain-containing protein — its product is MPPKRRSADDPLEWLNRARSNLARSKADSRIPNVYLEDLCFDAQQAAEKAIKAVLLNLGVRFPYHHDLAELLDLVQKAGKPIPKTVRDASRLTRFAVVTRYPGFAEPIGFAEYKRVVRIAERVLRWAEKLIASDQSRKRS
- a CDS encoding (2Fe-2S)-binding protein; translation: MKKTISLKINGAERSVEVEARTTLLDMVREQFGLTGAKLGCDIQVCGACTLLVNGKPVSACSMLAVDVDGCAIQTIEGLGAKNKLHPLQEAFMEFGALQCGYCTSGFILTAKALLDECPQPTDEQIRDYLAGNFCRCGCYQEIVQAVKNVRGEA